A DNA window from Carassius gibelio isolate Cgi1373 ecotype wild population from Czech Republic chromosome A6, carGib1.2-hapl.c, whole genome shotgun sequence contains the following coding sequences:
- the LOC128015932 gene encoding protein APCDD1-like gives MAEERFIHLLKTTWMVFLIQVLCVRGSKLWEAPTAPLVPHANLSARLFWEPQCQTQLRHLQSEARTTATIPPKLEGHWVSSRCEVRPGPEFLTRSYTFYRSPTCLFRALQHYYSDSECHIPTYSLVIRGKLRLRQASWITHGATEAEHQLQKIGMVIHNQKAIYHLAARLPSSCLGLKAGGQLVPHRFYELFNAKAEKDCLGALGLSMMELELLRVENHHHSHSRPAQEMFLGDVHTDWNERVHHRPTGYQEPLQNAMHHIHPCPVCTLIYQSSEQHPPILPPSPSITLDLNGNWVSQRCESRPAVLFLTRFFVFNEEQRIWEGTYQHYNDPMCRQPSFTLLASGHYAKVGRSVKVRGATELVFKVTRAKVTVYDQALLREINSMQNRRCGQAGGWERGVEQDITWTNGCDALGIRLPHKEYELFKMGVDHKGRPLLFSGERPTDGSSPDRLAKRPTSFQTPMVQCSTRVGVEPRYSSFSDHSMGPKISFANALHSSLFLLTILNAGCWNIHLF, from the exons ATGGCTGAGGAGAGATTTATTCACCTGTTGAAAACAACTTGGATGGTATTTCTCATACAAG TTTTGTGTGTGAGGGGCAGTAAGCTGTGGGAAGCGCCCACGGCCCCGCTCGTACCCCATGCCAACCTCAGCGCCAGACTGTTTTGGGAGCCGCAGTGCCAGACTCAACTACGCCACCTACAGAGCGAAGCAAGAACCACAGCCACCATACCACCCAAACTGGAGGGCCACTGGGTGTCAAGCAG ATGTGAAGTGCGACCTGGTCCAGAATTCCTCACTCGATCCTACACATTTTACCGAAGCCCCACATGTCTCTTCAGGGCCCTCCAGCACTACTACTCTGACAGCGAGTGCCACATCCCAACCTACTCGCTCGTGATCAGGGGTAAACTGCGGCTACGCCAGGCCTCATGGATTACCCATGGAGCCACTGAAGCAGAGCACCAACTCCAAAAAATAGGAATGGTCATTCACAACCAGAAGGCCATTTATCATCTCGCTGCCCGCCTGCCCTCTTCCTGCCTGGGGCTCAAAGCTGGAGGACAGCTGGTGCCTCATCGCTTCTATGAACTCTTCAATGCCAAAGCAGAGAAAGATTGCTTGGGTGCTCTTGGGTTATCCATGATGGAACTGGAGTTGCTGCGGGTGGAGAACCATCACCATTCCCACAGCAGGCCGGCTCAGGAGATGTTTTTAGGAGATGTGCACACAGACTGGAATGAAAGGGTGCACCACAGACCGACTGGTTACCAAGAGCCTCTGCAAAATGCTATG CACCACATCCACCCATGCCCAGTGTGCACCCTGATATACCAATCCTCTGAACAGCATCCACCCATTCTTCCTCCATCCCCTTCCATCACTCTGGATCTAAATGGAAACTGGGTGAGCCAACGCTGCGAGTCCCGTCCAGCTGTCCTCTTCCTCACTCGCTTTTTTGTTTTCAACGAGGAGCAACGCATTTGGGAGGGCACCTACCAACATTACAACGACCCAATGTGCCGCCAGCCCAGCTTTACACTATTGGCATCAGGTCATTATGCTAAAGTGGGACGGTCCGTTAAAGTACGTGGGGCCACTGAGCTTGTCTTCAAGGTGACACGAGCAAAAGTGACTGTGTATGACCAAGCACTATTGCGGGAAATTAATTCAATGCAAAATAGAAGATGTGGTCAGGCGGGTGGATGGGAGAGGGGTGTTGAGCAAGACATAACCTGGACGAACGGATGCGATGCATTGGGAATACGACTTCCACATAAAGAGTATGAGCTTTTTAAGATGGGAGTGGATCATAAAGGGCGCCCCCTATTGTTCAGTGGAGAAAGGCCCACGGATGGGTCCAGCCCAGATCGACTTGCAAAAAGGCCAACGTCCTTTCAGACACCAATGGTGCAATGCAGCACAAGGGTTGGGGTGGAGCCACGCTACAGTTCCTTCAGTGATCATTCAATGGGACCCAAGATAAGCTTTGCTAATGCACTGCACTCTTCGTTGTTTCTGCTGACCATTCTAAATGCAGGGTGCTGGAATATTCATCTTTTCTAA